CGACATAAATTGATAGTTATATGAAATAGCTTCAAAATTCATCAAACATGGATCTAATTTTGTAGATCTCTTTACAAGGAACATAATGGTGGAAATGGATTTAAAATATGATGCTTGATTAGAGAGTTATGCTCATTCGAAGATAATATGTCTATTTCTTAATGTTCACCGGTGATGTTAGCCCGAAAGCGATGTTTGTGGTGACCCAGCTACGCCTGTAGTGCTTCCGCTAAGTTTCGCTGGTTTGGGACAGGTGGCATCCTATGATTGCATCACCGTCAGGTCGTACGTGGGTAAGCCGGTTCATATTAGGACTCGGCGGTGATATCTTTTGAACCTATCACCACCGGTTCGTAATACGACCCGGTTCGTAATACAATCCGGTGGTGATGCCTACTATCACCGACGGGTCGATTTAAACCGGTGGTGATAGGGTGTTTGTGATGAACTATTGTGTAGTAGTGTATGCCTTATAATTCGGTCATTAAGAAGATATGAAATGGGTTCTTTTAACTAGGATTTTAATATGAATCCTGTCTTTTTGGCACAGATGAGCTCTCTACTTTAGCAGGTGAAACATTGCTAGGAGACTCTTTCGACTACCATGAATGTTACACCACCCACATGTATTTTTGCTTGTTTtatttagggtgtgttcgtttccgggtacctaaagtttagaggggtcacatcaaagagaatcttgtcatttagaagtattaaataaagtctaattacaaaactaattgcagaatgctagtgctaattcgcgagacgaatctaatgaggtatattagttcatgattagcgaataattactgtagcatcactgtggcaaattatggattaattaggctcattaaatttgtctcgcgaattagcacacaGCTgtgaaaaaaatttataaacagattttatttaatacttctaaatagcaagattctctttgatgtgatgggtctaaagtttagagggtggAAACGAATACCCTTATTTGAACTATGGCTGTCTAAGGCGATAGGTAAAGCGAAACCGACAGGCTCTGCCCTCTTTTCTCAGGACAAAAACGTACCAAACATCCATTTGTCGCATCAGGTTCAAGAAACAATACTCGCTCTCGTGTTCTCCGTTAGACTCGGTCTCGCTGGCAGCTTTCAGGCCAAGACACAAATCCAAGCTGCAGACCTGCCATGTTAAATTGCTGGCAGACCTGCAGACCTGGCAAGAAGGCCTATGATGCCGTGTACAAGGCTTCTCTTCAGCCAAAATACCGTTCAGCAATCAAGGAGCTATTCCCCAACACTGGGATAAGCTCAGCAGTGGGCCGGCGCAGAGCCATCTCTGCTGTGGCTTGAGATGGTGGCTGCGACAGAGCTAGGTTGTTTGGTTAGTGAGCAGTCAGCTTTTGTGCTGTGTTCCTAGGCCCGGACTTCTATCTTATAATAATCTAACAAAAGGTGGGTCAGCGCACGAAGTTGTGATGTGGTGTGTAATTCGAACCTATTTTCTTCTATCTTAATACAAAGAAACGTAGCTCTCCGTTTCCGATAAAAAAAATTGCTGGATTAATTCAGTCGTGCGCCGTCACTACTCTCCTCCCTGCAAATCGTGCTATCAAGATCCTCCTGCTGGTTCCAGCTTGTGATCGATCAGTTTGCCATCTGCTTATTTCCATTGCCAACTTGCTTTTCAGAATTCATAGCTAAGCAGCGGTGAATCAACCTGCCTCACCTCAAGCTAAGCTCGATCCAGACAAGATGGTGGCCATTGTCCGGCGGAGCTTTGCACTATCATTCCTCGCGGCTTTCTTCGCCGTCCTGCACCGTGCGGCCTCTGTTGCACCGGCTGCTCCGTCGTCTGATGCCGCGTCCTTCCTCCgctgcctcgccgtcgacctccCTCCGCAGGTCGTCTACACGAACGCGTCCCCGTCGTACTCATCCGTCCTCGAGTCCTCCATCAAGAACCTGCTGTTCGTGGCGCCGGCGACCCCGACGCCGGTCGCCATCGTTGCGGCGGCCGACGCCTCCCACGTCCAGGCCGCCGTGCGCTGcggcgcgcgccacggcgttcGCGTGCGCCCGCGCAGCGGCGGCCACGACTACGAGGGCCTGTCCTACCGCGCCCTGAGCGCGGCGCGCCCCTTCGCCGTCGTCGACCTGGCCGCGCTCCGCGCCGTCCGCGTCGACGCCGGGCGCCGGACCGCGTGGGTCGGCTCCGGAGCTACGCTCGGCGAGCTGTACTACGCGATCGCCAACCGCAGCGCGCGCCTCGGGTTCCCCGGCGGGGTCGGCCCGACGGTGGGCGTCGGCGGCCACCTCAGCGGGGGCGGCTTCGGGCTCCTGCTGCGGAAGCACGGCCTCGCCGCGGACCACGTGGTCGACGCCGTCATCGTCGACGCCGAGGGGAGGCTCCTCGACAGGGCCGCCATGGGGGAGGACCTCTTCTGGGCCatccggggcggcggcggcgggagttTCGGCGTCGTGCTGCGCTGGAAGCTGCGGCTGGTGCGCGTGCCGGCGACCGTCGCGGTGTTCACCGTCCACCGGCCAAGGAACCAGTCCGCGACCGCGCTGGTCACCAGGTGGCAACGCGTGGCGCCAGCGCTGCCCCGCGACGTCTTCCTCCGCGTCGTCCTCCAGAACCAGGACGCACAGTTCGAGTCCCTCTACCTCGGCACGTGCGCCGGCCTCGTGGCGACGATGGCCGGGAGGTTCCCGGAGCTCGGCGTGACGCCGCGGGACTGTATCGAGATGACGTGGATCGAGTCGGTCCTCTACTTCGCCTTCTACGGCACAGGGAAGCCGAGGGAGCTGCTCCTGGACCGGGGCACCAGACCGGAGCGCTACTTCAAGGCCAAGTCAGACTACGTGAGCGAGCCCGTCCCGAGCCACGTGTGGGAGAGCGCGTGGAGCTGGTTCCTGAAGGACGGCGCCGGGCTGCTCATCCTGGACCCCTACGGCGGCAGGATGGGCGGCGTGTCGCCGTTGGCGACGCCGTTCCCGCACCGGCAGGAGCTCTTCAACCTCCAGTACTACGGGTTCTGGTTCGAGAACGGGACGGAGGTGGCGGAGAAGCATATCGGGTGGATCAGGGGGCTGCACCGGGAGATGGAGCTGTACGTGAGCAAAAATCCCAGGGGCGCGTACGTGAACTACAGGGACTTGGACCTCGGCGTGAAcggtgacgacgacgacgacggtggCGTGAGTGGCTACGAGAAGGCGAGAGCTTGGGGGGAGATGTACTTCAAGGCGAACTTCGAGAGGCTTGCCGCGGTGAAGGCGAAGGTGGATCCCCATGACTTCTTCAGGAACGAGCAGAGCATTCCTCCGCTTCCGTCGTCCCGGAAAGGCTTGTTGTAGAAAGGCAATTATTGAGTTCTTTATATAGGACTCTTGAATTTTTTTTTTAGCAGGTGTTGTGGGGAACGATTATTGCCAGCCTAGATGTGCAATGCACGTTTGAGTCAGACGGTTCGGCACAGCATAAGAAATATATTATACGACTGGAAAATAAAATGGGCAGCAAAAATCCACAATATAGTGTATTTCAAGGGGGAAAACTACTAAGATATCTTTTCATCCAAAATAGTTGAATAATTTCACTATTGCTAAATACTAAACGGAGTCTTATTCTCCAATGTAATCCACACAAGATGCACTAAAAAGAAAACTCTAGAACTCACGAAAAACAAAAAACATCAACCCACTAATTCGTTAATCTAATAATAATAAAGGAAAAAAATCCAATTTACACCCTCGAACTATCATAGCAGTTCGATTTTCAACCTGCACCTACAAAACCGGATAACGAGGGTCATCCAACTGTTGAAATCGGACAAGTTTGACCCTTTGGGTGGTTTCAAAgatggttttgtatttttaaaaaaattcaaaaattctgattagattaaaaaataaaactaactcattttaaattagaaaaatataaaattaataCCATTTTTAttctatttgaatcttatttgtTTAAAAACAATAGGCATAACTAAAAGCAAACAAATACTAGGAACACAAAAAAATTAGATTCGAATAACTGATAAATAGAGTGCCAATAGAtaaattatatttttagaaaaatattgcCACACATTTTATATTTTTTGATTTAGAATAaattacttatgaattttttagtttaaacttgaatatttttattttttataaaaCAAAAATCCACCTTTAAAACCATGTAAAGGGTCAAATTTATTCGGTTTTGGCAGTTGGATGGCGTTTGTTATCCGGTTTTGTAGGTGAAGGTTGAAAATCGGGCTTAGTTTGAAGGTGTAAACTGGACTTTTTTCCCAATAGGGAAAAGCCTATTTTACTCCCCTCAAAATTCACTTTGTCCACTTAACCccttaaataaaatttaggcTCAAACTGCTACCCTAAATATTTCAATTAGTTCAATCTACCCACTAATGAGATTTTATTTCTCCACTTACAAAtaaaatttgaactttaaaTTTTGCAATATAACTTATAATATGACGCTCTATGCTAGAAAAATACATTATGATTttttcatgaatatttttcatgcagaattGTATTTTCCTCtggagaaacaaaaaaaaatataaTTAGAGGGTAAATTGGACTAATTGGAATTGTTAGGGAGTAAATTGCGCCTAAATTTTTCTCTGGAGGGACCAATAATAAATGATTGTTGAAGGGACCAATAATAAATGATAACAACAATAACAAAATTTTATTTGCATCTCTATTCAAAATAGGAAACTCAAAAGATATTTTTGATATGGTAATGCTTGAAAGCTGACCTACATCGATGACATCAGAAAATTATACGCAACTTCACCACTAATTCCGCATTCCTTTTCTCTCCAGCTCTCATTTGAGGAAAGAACACGCGCTCACCTTTATCCAGTATGCCAGCACCAGGTTCCCTGAGCTCCCGCTGCAAAACGCCCCTAGATCTGGCGCGACTCCCGCAACAATAGCAGGTTGTGTCAAGGGGCATATGTGGCATGGCTGGTGCAACGTGGCAGGCACTAGACGCAAATACCAGATGTCGTAGTGAAACACACTCGAGGAGTAACGAGCCAGTTCGGCCTACTACCACCTTGTGGTGGCGCTCGATCTTCTCTAGAACTCACCTTAATCCTCGCCTCCGCCATTGTGCTCATTCTCAACTCCAATGACAGTCCATTCATACGCTCCTTTTTTCTAGATTGCTACATAGGCATGGTTGATTTCGTGATGTTGTGGCGAGTAATTTGTGATGTTGTGGTGTACGGTTTTGTATGCTGGTTGTTGAGTTTGGGATGAAAGGTCTAAGCCTACTCTGGGCGAGTGGATTTGGTATACACACATGTGAATTGGGATGCTGCAAAACATTATTTAAGATGTTGAAAGAGACGATTTGTGTTGTTGCAATGATTGATTTGGTCAAGATTGTTTATATTTGATATTGTAACTTTTGATTTGGGACGTTGCAATATATATCTTTAGATGTCGCATGAGGTTGTCGGACATATTTCTTCATATGCATGCCATGAGCTGGTTTTAATTCATATTTTTGATGTTGAAAAAGTTTATCTGTTGATGTTTCATAGATAATTTGTCAAATGTGTAGATTTTTGTTTTTAGTGTTGCATATACTATCTTCCAATATCCTTATCTCCTTCGAACACTCATCTCTGGCCCTCTCTCCATTGTGGGGCCAATGCCATGCAGGGGCAGGAGTTACGGGAGATCTACAAAGTGTGCTCCCTCCTTGAAGATCCACGAAGCATGCAGGGGTCATGACATGACGCACGATAAGTGGGTAGGTCACATTTTGTATGGTTGGATTATATTTTGGTCGGCTGATAACTATCTGAGGGCCAGTGGATGATGGCTAGTGCTCTGATTTTACGTTCTAACACTGACAACACTATTCCGAAAAAGGAGCATTAGAGGTTTAACTTAACATACATAAAAGAATTGCAACAATAATATCCAAATTGAAATGTCAAAATTAAATTTATGAAGAGACGACATATGTGAGAAAAAAATTAAAACTAACATAACTCAAGCTAGCATTTTGACTACCTGATTTAGATTTTTGAACTGGATGAAGTATAATAGCGGCCACTAATATGATATAGCCATTTGAAAATTCATTCCAATTTCCACAACTTGTGATAGCATGTTGCATATGATCTAATGCCTTCTGTTCTATACACAAATTATTACCAAGTCTATCTATTATCTTAATACAATAGTATTAAAAGAAGTCACCACGTTCGTCGAGAAGAACTAAAAATTAGCACATTAATAAAAAAAGAGAAGAATATAAACCGTTGATTTTTATGAAGATCTAACGGTCTAAGATTGATCCAAAGAATCCATGTATAATACGATCAACAAAAACATAATGAAAGTTGATTTCTATATGAATGAATTTAGGAGCCAAAATCTCATATGGattttaaataaataaaaggaaACATTGATTCTGTAACCAATATCATATACAACTTTTTACCGTATATTTACTTAACGTGTCATAATGGTCTATCCATGGCTTTCAAGAGGGCTGGAGCTTTTCATTGTGAGAGTAGAATAACCGTGTGATTGGAGAGGTGTGCAAGTTTGCTCTGGTGCCATCAGGGAggaaaaggtattagcaggctTTGGAAACCAAAATACTTTGCACTGACGCAACAATGTATTGAACGATGTATTTTTTTCACAAAATCAAAAGAACGATGTACCACCTGTTTTTACAGCATGTCGTCGTCTCAATGCAAGGATGCCGAACCAGAGGATCTGACTGTGTTTGAAAGCTAGTGCAGTGAGTTTTATGAAATCACCAACATGGTAACCAAACTTTAAGAAGCTTAATCTGTGCATACAGGAAGTACAGGAGCACGAGCATATAGAGTGCACCAGTGGTAAGGTTATTCTCTAAAACAAATGCCAggccaaaaggaaaaaaatagtGTGAGCAGAGAGAGTGCCACGATCGCGACACATGAAGAGATGGATCAAAGCAATATGAAAGCTAGATAGAAGCAAAACATTGGAACAAACCAAGACATGAACTCCACACATAGAAGATCACCGTGAACTCTAACGAGATTGATCCGCAGGATAAGTTGAAAATTAACTCGGCCATAGTGTTAAAGAAGCAACCACGTTCGTTGAAAGTATTTAGAAATTATCACGTTAATCGGAAAAAAAGAGTATATACACCGTTGGATTTTATGAAGATTTAACGGTCTAAACAAGCCTAAAAAGTTCATACCAAATGCGAAACTGAGCTTAGCCCAGCTGGTAAGGTTTCTTATGGTGGAACCTGCCCATCCGGTTTGAGTTCTAGACTCGTGCCGGCACGAGTGCTCGCATTTTCTTGGATTTATTTCAGATTTTAACCTGCGCTATTCTTTCTCTGGTAGGTGATGTGCCCCTCGATAGCGAGACGCCTGTAGTGACTTTATCAATCTCGAGAATATGCCGGCATAGTCTCTCCAAGGAGCTTGTAGAGTTAGTATTCATAGGGGTGAGCATGTGTAAGCGTATGTGGGCGTATGCTTCTATACTATGTTTCGTAAAAGAAAACAAATATGCCATACCAAAGAATCTAATAAttagatttaaatttaaattaaaaATAAGAAAATTATGGATTCAGTTCAAATCACTAATATATGACATCTATATTTTTATGAGAATACATGAGAAGATACGAAAGAGATAGATGCCTGGGGTGTCGCAATTTGAATTAGCATATTAAAACATGCTCACCGGTCCCTAGCATATAAAAATATAAAGGAAAATGAGTTAAACGCAGATGTATGTTCCAATTCCTCAGTTTCAGCGACGTAAATGTGGTCAAACTGGTGTAGCTATAATGAATTCGGTGATGGTTCAGCGAAAAAATGTGCCTCTAGATTCACAAGAGATGGAGTAGTATAATGAAAAAAAAATTAAGAGGGAAGTGAATTTGTGAGGGAATCAGAAGACGATTTTGATGAAGAACCAGCCAAAAGTCATAGAAGACAAGCTCGATTTTGCCTCTGTCAAATTTTGCATTCATGGCATCGG
The genomic region above belongs to Panicum hallii strain FIL2 chromosome 4, PHallii_v3.1, whole genome shotgun sequence and contains:
- the LOC112888606 gene encoding berberine bridge enzyme-like 18, whose amino-acid sequence is MVAIVRRSFALSFLAAFFAVLHRAASVAPAAPSSDAASFLRCLAVDLPPQVVYTNASPSYSSVLESSIKNLLFVAPATPTPVAIVAAADASHVQAAVRCGARHGVRVRPRSGGHDYEGLSYRALSAARPFAVVDLAALRAVRVDAGRRTAWVGSGATLGELYYAIANRSARLGFPGGVGPTVGVGGHLSGGGFGLLLRKHGLAADHVVDAVIVDAEGRLLDRAAMGEDLFWAIRGGGGGSFGVVLRWKLRLVRVPATVAVFTVHRPRNQSATALVTRWQRVAPALPRDVFLRVVLQNQDAQFESLYLGTCAGLVATMAGRFPELGVTPRDCIEMTWIESVLYFAFYGTGKPRELLLDRGTRPERYFKAKSDYVSEPVPSHVWESAWSWFLKDGAGLLILDPYGGRMGGVSPLATPFPHRQELFNLQYYGFWFENGTEVAEKHIGWIRGLHREMELYVSKNPRGAYVNYRDLDLGVNGDDDDDGGVSGYEKARAWGEMYFKANFERLAAVKAKVDPHDFFRNEQSIPPLPSSRKGLL